TTTAACACTTCAGATGGAGCAATGCCTGCAAGCTTTGTAAACGATTACTGGACGAAAGATAATCAAGGAGCATTCTATCCGGCTGCATTCAACAACGGCGGTAGTGCGAATGTCAATAATATGCAAGTTCAGTCCCGCTATCTGTTGGATATGTCGTATTTGAGAATTAAGAACCTAACTGTGGGGTATACAATTCCTCAGCATATCGTGCAACGAGCTAAGATAAATAACTTACGTGTTTATGTTTCGTTGGAGAATTTCTTCACTTGGGATAAGCTTCGTGGCTTACCGATTGATCCGGAAGAGGTGGGAGGCTTCTCGATTTTTAATGAAACGAATTACAACGGTGGACGTACAGGTGTTGGAACACCAACATTTAAGAGTGCCTCATTTGGTGTTCAGTTAAACTTTTAAACGAATTTGACAGATGAAATTAAATAGAATAAAAATTGGATCTATCATGCTTTCCGCCATGTTATTGGGGGTAGGCTGTAGTAAGGATGTGCTGGATAGGCCTGATCAAACTAAAGTAATCGATGAAAACTTTTGGAGAAATGAAGCTGATGTTCGTTTGTATGCAAATGATTTTTATTTAAATTATTTTGTTGGCTATAATACTTTTTATGGTACGGCCTATGCTCCCTTAGTGGGATATAACTATGCAGATGACTTTACGTCTGAAGGAACGCAAGGTGGCTTTGAGTCAGTTGTTCCGACGAGTAGAGGTGCGAGTACGGTGACACCTGATATGTTGACGACCTACTCAGGGCCGACCTGGAATTTTTACTGGGTTAGAAAGGCTAATGTGATGTTGACCAGGATTGAAACAAAGGCCAAGTCAAAATTGTCAGAGGCTGAGTATAAGCACTGGACTGCAGTAGCTCGTTTTTTTAGAGGCTACGAATATAGTAGGTTAGTTTCTGTGTTTGGTGATGTGCCTTATTTTGATGTTGAAGTTGATCCGATGGATCAGGCTACAATGTATAAGGAACGTACCAAGCGCGGGGAGGTTATGGATAAAGTCTATACAGATTTTGAGTATGTGCTTGATAATATGCGTGCTGATGACGGAAAAGGTTATGTAAATAAATATGCAGCAGCGGCACTTATTTCTAACCTCATGTTGTTTGAAGGTTCCTGGGAAAAATACCATGGCTTAGATCAAGATCGTGCGAAAAAGTATCTTGCGCTTGCGGTTAAAGCATCTGAAGTGGTCATGAACAGTGGTAAGTGGTCTTTTGGAAGTGATTTTAAGAGCCTGTTCGCATCTGAAGATCTTTCAAGCAATCCAGAGGTAATTTTCTTCAGAACTTATAATGATGCCTTGAAAGTAACGCACGCCGTAGGTTCTTACAGTAATGGTACTGAAGGGCAGAAGGGCGTTAACTTGGATTTGTTGAAATCTTTTATCTGTAACGATGGAAAGGTTTGGCAAAACTCAGCGCTCACAAATGCTTCGGACTTTTCGATGAAATCTTTGGCGAGAACGAGAGACCCACGGTTTGAAGCTTCGTTGATGGATACCGTTAATACAGCTTCATCAACATTTGCTTACGGTCATAAATTTGCTGCTAGAGAAGCCTTGACGTATATTGGAAAAACTTATCCAGCAAAATGGAGTAGTAATACAAATACAAATGATGCTCCGATTGTGCGTCTTGGTGAGGTTGTGTTGAATTGGATTGAGGCAAGGCAGATTCTTGCGGAGTTTTTTGGTGGAGCAGCTGTTACCCAAGGTGATTTGGATAAATCGATCAATGCAGTACGGAATAGACCGCTAGACGCAGATGCCATAGCTAAAGGGGTAAAGAAAACAGCACCTTTGACATTAAATTCTCTGCCGAATGATCCAAGCCGCGATGCGGATATATCGCCGTTGATGTGGGAAATCAGACGCGAACGAAGAATGGAATTTGTATATGAGTATGCGCGATTGAATGATATCCGTCGCTGGAAAAAATTGGATTATATGAACTTTTCGCGCAATGTCGATTATTCACTAGGTCCCTGGGTAAATATCAAAAAGGATCTTCCAAATCGTTTGACAAAAGCTTACGAAGGTGTTTTGAAAGTCCGTGACGCAGCAGGAAATACAATCACG
The DNA window shown above is from Sphingobacterium thalpophilum and carries:
- a CDS encoding RagB/SusD family nutrient uptake outer membrane protein; translation: MKLNRIKIGSIMLSAMLLGVGCSKDVLDRPDQTKVIDENFWRNEADVRLYANDFYLNYFVGYNTFYGTAYAPLVGYNYADDFTSEGTQGGFESVVPTSRGASTVTPDMLTTYSGPTWNFYWVRKANVMLTRIETKAKSKLSEAEYKHWTAVARFFRGYEYSRLVSVFGDVPYFDVEVDPMDQATMYKERTKRGEVMDKVYTDFEYVLDNMRADDGKGYVNKYAAAALISNLMLFEGSWEKYHGLDQDRAKKYLALAVKASEVVMNSGKWSFGSDFKSLFASEDLSSNPEVIFFRTYNDALKVTHAVGSYSNGTEGQKGVNLDLLKSFICNDGKVWQNSALTNASDFSMKSLARTRDPRFEASLMDTVNTASSTFAYGHKFAAREALTYIGKTYPAKWSSNTNTNDAPIVRLGEVVLNWIEARQILAEFFGGAAVTQGDLDKSINAVRNRPLDADAIAKGVKKTAPLTLNSLPNDPSRDADISPLMWEIRRERRMEFVYEYARLNDIRRWKKLDYMNFSRNVDYSLGPWVNIKKDLPNRLTKAYEGVLKVRDAAGNTITYNGKNADAMVGYYVVPKFANRVSFTDRSYLAPVGLNQIQQYANLGYILTQTPGWQ